The sequence below is a genomic window from Bacteroidales bacterium.
TATCAGTATGCTGGGATTGATGATTACAACTTGTTTGAAAACAGGGTAGTTAAAGCAGGGAAACATATTCCCATTCCAAATGCAGTTTGTTATAATAAAATAAACTTATCCGATGAGTTCAGGAAATATTTGCTGGAATCCGGAACAATTGCTTTGCTGGTTTTAAAAAACGATTCGGTTTATTATGAAGAATACTGGGATGGGCATGATAGCAGTACCATATCAAATTCGTTTTCGGTAGCTAAAAGTATTGTAAGCATATTAATAGGTATTGCAATTGATGAAGGGAAGATTAAAAGCGTTGACCAAAAAGTTTCTGATTTTATACCTGAATACGCTGGCGGCTTGAATGAGCAACTCAGCATAAAGCATCTGCTGACCATGAGTGCAGGTTTTGATTGGTGCGAAGAATATGAGAGCTTATTTGGTCAGACAACCAAAGCCTATTATGGTCGTAACCTAAAAAAAATACTTTTACAATTGAAGGTTATAAATACACCCGGGAAAACATTTGTCTATCAAAGTTCAAATCAACTGGTTCTGGCTTATATTCTCGAGAAGGTTACTGGCATGAAACTTAGCGAGTATGCGTCTGAAAAACTATGGAAACCTTTGGGAGCAAAGAATGATGCCTTGTGGAGTCTTGACAAAAAAGAGGGGTTCGAAAAAGCTTTTTGCTGTTTCAATTCGAACGCCAGGGATTTTTCACGTATAGGTTTGCTTTATCTGCACGGTGGTGTTTATAATGGACAAAGAATAATTTCGGAAGAATACGTAGAAGAATCGTTTGAGCCTGCCTCGTTGGTCGATGAAAACGGAAATAAATTTGAACATTACGGCTATTCATGGTGGCTTTCAACTATCGAAAACAAAACCTTTTATCTTGCTAGAGGCATATTAGGGCAATATATTATGATTTTTCCGGATGAGAATATGGTAAGTGTGAGGTTGGGTAAAGAAAGCCCAGAAAAAAACGGGCTTTCAGCATGTGATTATATAGCGATGCATATATTGAAAGAATTTGGGAATATTGGTTACGTGTCGGACAATAAATAAAATGACCTAAGAATATTGACTTTACAATAAATTTATATGAAAATTAAAGTTGAATCTGTAAATATATCAGAAGAAAAGGGGACGATTAAACATCCGGCAAAAAAGGTAATAATTACATCCACAGGCATTGAAAATGATGCACATTCTGGCGACTGGCACAGGCAAATTAGTATGTTGTCATCTGAAAGTATTACCAAATTTGAAAACCAAGCGGGAAGAAAAATCAATTTTGGAGAATTTGCCGAGAATCTTACTGTTTCAGGTATAAATCTGGTTGATACTGCCCCGCTGGACCGTTTTGAAATTAATGATGTTATATTGGAAGTAACACAGATAGGAAAAAAATGTCATGGGGATTCCTGTGCAATTTACAGGGAAGTAGGGAATTGTGTTATGCCTAAAGAAGGTATTTTTTGCAGGGTTTTACACGGGGGTG
It includes:
- a CDS encoding beta-lactamase family protein; amino-acid sequence: MKLIKKILLWITGLIIIVNLIVVVSGNAYVYKAMIYQYAGIDDYNLFENRVVKAGKHIPIPNAVCYNKINLSDEFRKYLLESGTIALLVLKNDSVYYEEYWDGHDSSTISNSFSVAKSIVSILIGIAIDEGKIKSVDQKVSDFIPEYAGGLNEQLSIKHLLTMSAGFDWCEEYESLFGQTTKAYYGRNLKKILLQLKVINTPGKTFVYQSSNQLVLAYILEKVTGMKLSEYASEKLWKPLGAKNDALWSLDKKEGFEKAFCCFNSNARDFSRIGLLYLHGGVYNGQRIISEEYVEESFEPASLVDENGNKFEHYGYSWWLSTIENKTFYLARGILGQYIMIFPDENMVSVRLGKESPEKNGLSACDYIAMHILKEFGNIGYVSDNK